The sequence TACCATTGCCctcaatatatttaatatttacgaTAGTACAATGGTACTTATTTACTGTAGTATTATAGTACATTAGTCTTACAGTAGCTTACATTATTCCTGTAAGTTACAGAGATTGCATATGATGGCAGGCAATCTAGCTACATCTCTCATATTGATATTGACTTAAGTATTAACACTAGAGTTAGAGATTGTGTATAAACTCATTTTTAATGCGTCTCTCACACTTTTCTGTTCAAGTATGAGTGCCATCATATATTCTCATGATGTACTATTactaatgtaaacatttttatggtTGTATATTCTTCCACAGATGCATCGATGAGCGTCAGTGATCAACTGTGAAGATGATCACATCCACATGCCCTGAACTGTGATGCAGAAACACAACAGGAGGATCCATCTGTCTCTGAACACAACTACACTTCAAAATCACATCTCAGTCTGAAGCCACCTACATCTGAGATGAGAACACAATGCGTTGAGCCAGCGCCATTGTACACAACTCTGAGAAACAatcatctttgtcagcacacAGGGTTGACATCGGATGCGTTTCATTCAGTCGCCGAACATCTTACCAACACATACACCAACAGCTTCCAGCTACACAGTTGGGATCAGCTCCTGATGACTGATGAAGCTGTGTCTTAATTTATTGCAGGGTGATCTTGCTGAAAGGTTTGGTGTTTCAAAACCTGTTGTTGTGGTAAATTCATAACTGCAAATTCAGGGTTCCTGGAATCCCTTCGTCCAGGTGATGAAGTAACGGCAGACAGAGGCTTCATCATTACTGATCTCCTCTATGAAAGGAAGGTGAAACTCGTCATTCCAGCATTCACCAAGAGAGACTCTCTGAAGAAGACACCACCGACACTATACGCATCCCTAAGTGGTCATATGactgaaaaacttaaaaatcctttcttacaacagttccaATTATCCTCACCTctaaaattgataaaatgtaGAGAATTGATCCTGTGTAACCTTCTAAGCAACATGATTTCTGATGTAGAGGATGAATAAGTTTTGATTTGTAGGTGCAGTCCACATCTGTGCTGTGGTTTTGATTTAACTAATCAGTGTAAATAGTGTATGTAGTCATTTTTATAAACCTTTACAATGTGAACAGATGTTACTTATCTGTAAAGTTATTTCTATAAACCTTTGTAATATGATCAGATGTTatcttttgtgaatttttttttaatctttacaATGTGGCCAGATGTTAGCAGTCAGTAATTTCTTATAAAACCATATAATGTAAGCTCTGTAGATTCCCCTTAAAACTTAAAGGAATGAAGTCTTCTGATTTAAATGGAGTAAGTCATGTCAAATTTGCAAATTAATTCCATCTTGGTTTATTGCATATGAGAATTAAATGGTGAAATATTGCATGAAGGTCAGTAAAAGTTCTCTAGCTTCCTGATAACAACAAACAACTCTTACAACTGATTTTATGAAACTTAtattaaatgatacatttttctaaaatcacaaagttatcacttttttttacaaagctgaatttaaaataattccagTCATTTTCAACTACACCCTCTACATGCTGCTCCAACTTCTGACAGTCCCATGGTTTCCTCTGGCTCTTCTTCATATATCTACGCATGTTAACAATGTCGATATGAGACCATCTGATCGTCGTATGAAGTTTTCTCCGTGCTCcgaatttaaaacattaacgGCATTAATGTTATTTCTCATTTTGCTAAAGTTATAGCTAGCTATCAACAATCTTCTAACCTAGGCGTCATCACTCTAGCGTCTGAAGTCGACGGTTCCAGACTCGATGATGATTTTGATGCTGGGGATCACATAAGTAGCTTTAGcttcatgtttttatttctggAATATAGTTTAAATATTTCGGCACAAATCGAATAACATTAGGCGAAAAATAACCTGCAACTCTCCAGCTGGTGCCATTTTCTTTGAAAACTCCGATCTCTATCGTTTAACTGGCCTGATGAGTCTGGGCGTGAGCTCTTAACCAATGATGCACTGAAGCTACAGAAGGACCGCCTTCCTCATTTCCATGTTACACAcggaaaagtaaaaataaatgaatcaataaataaatctaaaaataaatacgtgggaataaatatatctaaaaataaattaatacatatatacataaataaatctaaaaataaatgtaaaaataatatataaatataaaaataaatgaaaaatgtaaaaataataaattaagggggggaaataaaaaaaaaatgatttttttgttaaaaatgaatcatttattttatcaagtcatttatttattttcgtatgatcacatttatttacctatttatttattctttcatttatttattcatttttaatatctgcAGGTTTGGTCCTCCATATCGTCGATTGTCCTTTAGATTGTTAGTAACTTTGCCTGGCCTGAAAATACGTGAATAATTTGCACATGTGAAATACTCAAGGTAAACATATGCAGATATATTTCTCTCCTTTAGGTGTCACTGTTGTTTGATCCTCCTCAGGTAATTAGGCCTATGCTGAGGTGCGCTAATGAATCTTCTCAGTTTTCAGGTATATCAAGGTCACAGAAATGTAGACGGACATTACTAGGGAGGGACGGAGCAACGAACGGTCTATACGAACTAGGACTAGGATCCTTTGCATTTCTGCCTTGGACATCCCCGCCGCAAATGTGATGCAGTCGCTTGCACAAGAAATAAAATCCTTCTCCAAAACTAATTTGCGGAAACAATGCACCAGAGTAACGACTTTGAGCGGAAGGCGGATTATTGAGACATGGAGAGGTTCCACTGTACAGGTGGTTGAGGAAACAGTACAGCCTGAAACTGCTTGTGGATATGTTCAGGATAATAACTGGGATCTTCAGGTTGGATATATTAAACCATATCTGTTGCTTGGTGAGTAGCTGATCTTCTCATTTGACTCTTGAACAGTATAAAAACCTCTCAGGATGGCCTGTTTGCTTATTTAAAGTAAGCATTTTAATCTTTTCATGTTGTTTATACAGTATAAGTAAGGAATGCATTTAATGAAATTTAGACTTCAGGTTATGTCTGaagtaaaataataacatataaataatcattaaaaCGTTATTACATATTATTCTAACAGTGTAATATATTCTGTatagatttttatatattctaATAACGAGTAATGATTTTTAATTCTGTTTATTTCATAGGGTCACAAGATGCCGCTCATGACTTTGGTACTTTGAGGAAATATAAGGTAATGTGCTTGACTTCTttcttgattattatttttatactattttattataattaataatgtaaCTTTGCTTGATGGCTTATAATGTGTTTCCATTGATTTCAGGTCACACATATATTAAATGTTGCATATGGTGTGGAAAATGCCTTTCCTGACCTGTTCATCTATAAAACACTGAGCATACTGGATCTACCTGACACTGATATCATATCGTATATCAAGGAGTGTGCACAGTTTATAGACCAGGCTAAAGATGAGGTAACATTagcattttgtttctttgcatagtcataattgtgatttccaAGATTGTTTTTGCACAAATTCAGCTCAAATCCTTGCATTTTGCATAATGTAACACCAATGTCTGGAGGTCTGGCAGCATTAAAAGAGGGATATTTCATTCTCTCAGTGTAATTTCATGAGTGTTGAGCTTTAGCGCCTGGCCTATGTGATACTGCACGGTCATCCAATGGCTAGCTCTCTTATTCTAGGTAACCGTGCGGCGTGCTGAATAATGGATGCTGAGTTTTCACAATGCATTATTTAGCAAGTTGTAGAAAGATCATATCACTAACGGGCCATTGTTTGTCATACAACCTCTTTACTAAATAGTGTCGCCAGTCACCCTTAACCTGACACTGCCGCATGATTCAAATTCACTAAGGTTTATGATTACAATGGCTGCTGGAAATAAGTTTCCACTCCTTTGTAAAATGAGCGTAGCACCTCCTGTCACCTAATTTAGTATGTCGTCTATGATGCAAAGGGAAACAACAGCTCAGTTAATCAAATAATGTTCTTCTCAACTCGGTGGAAAGTGGTTCTCTCACCCGTAACTTGCAATTTTGTAATTCCTTGCAATTAGCATAGGATTAATTACATGCTTTATAATGGAGTATGTAATGATGTGAAATTAAATGCCTCCATAGAGGGATTCTAGTAGCTTCTGGAAACAGTTTATTTTCCTGCTGTCTGACTGAACAATTGCTTTCTCTCTCCAGAAAGGAGTCGTACTTGTCCACTGCAATTCGGGAGTTTCACGTTCTGTCTCAGTTGTCATTGGTTATCTGATGTTAAAGGAAAATCAGGCATTTGGTGACACATTTGCACTGGTGAAATCAGCTCGACCGGCCTCGTGTCCAAATCCAGGTTTCATGGAACAGCTGAAAAACTTCAGACCACAAGACGCTACACAAGCAAACGGTTTGGGTCATGACTGAACATTATTCTATGGCTGCATCCACTCAATGTTAAAGAGATAATTCACCACataattaaaattctgtctTAATTTTCTCATCCTCACACCACACTTTCTTTATATAAGGtgtctttaaaggtgcaatatgtagaattttctgtccgctagaggcctatttaaaacaaaggcgtagcttgatgacgccaagtttgagcgtgtAATCATGTGTTCTacacctcacagccggtggaaaataatcaggaaaggactcgggaagaaatcatgttcatggttgtgattaacgttactgtagcacgtcctgatattgctgagttacatgtgttcctgggtcaacatattttgttgatcctggaacaacattctagtctgcAAATTTaatcttaaccctattcctactcctaaacctaaccctacccaaaagttatcccaaaaatcagagggaaatgatagatgaataacactgatgtagaagcaccaattcataattttaagtctaaacttgacataatctgtaaacttgtccctgaaatctgattggttgatttgaatgttgttccagggtcaacaaaaatgttgactcaggaacatgttgaactcagcaatatcaggttatgcgttactgtagtatgaagcagagctggaccgagtgttgtgggagctgaacgaggccgctggagcgattgttaACGAGAGACGAATGCAACACTCCGCGAGCAGcgaaacttttattatgccacagttgccggcgctgcttctgcttttccggtcatgagtttgaggtaacacagctctgtttatcatattagatgcATTTGacagtgttgaaaatgatgttataactcggcagctgctgtgagacactgttacacactgcagtgaactagatcgattttagaatatcatgttaaatgctggatggcttgtgttaagaaatggcatgcaattaattttaaaacgttttgtatgatggagaatattctgtattactgttactaaaaataaagctgcatctgattatgctatgttagctacttgacaaaatagtgtttttctctgaggcatggtgaagcatggtactcacaaaaaataagacaataagactaaacgtgttgagctatataacaaaaaTTAGTtctctgtctataaatatatcaaaacagttttttccttgtctattaaaacatgtaatatatcaaagcgtctttggtgtttccatggtttctacaaaatcaaaaccggaaaccgagggtaaagtaggtatgacgcaattgacaggcgactcctcacacgttccggagccttggttaaaattgcaattttctcatgattaaCAAATAGTTGAAAatatttgggatattgtaagtactcaagtcaacaaaatatataacactggcctagtggtttagatattttactgcaaaactcttacatattgcacctttaactaatatgtactaacatttacattaatcattgagtacatacatgtttttacattgtacttgtattttaaaggggtggttgattatgatttcacttttttaaacttgttactgtgtaatgttgctgttgaAGCATAAACAACACCAGCAAAGTTACAACTCTCAAAGTTCAGTGCAAAGAGAgggattttcttttacagaaattgctttttaaggactacaacaaacggctggtagggactacaacacgCTTcttcacaaaccccaaaatttccATAAGCCCTGCCCCCAAGAACATGttacaaagggggtgaggccatgttgggctgtgTTGAgtgtagagtgttgttaccatgccgtcattttacaccagactgcttcacaaatgagggtcaattcaacgctggatttgcacaaaaaattaacatgacggcacatgctaatCAATGAgatgaatcaactccacagcaactacataaatttatccactaaccattcagaaacgtccagatgtattctaaaagttgtaacttcttcctgagtctctccatcagtgtcgactcggtttgaacaatgtaaggctgaacaccactactgacaatcctcattttgggtgcgtgagattctccagttttgttgttgagcaaccgaagagcgagctgttaaagctccgccctcttctggaaagcagctgggagcagcagctcatttgcatttaaagggacacatacaaaaacagcatgttttcggctcacacccaaataggggcaaatttgacaagctataataaataattcTGGGGATACcagagatttatattacatcttgtgaaaaggggcataataggtcccctttaaaaatacatgcatgtaattacatctgtaattaatttctgtaattacatcttTAATTGCACTATTGACCCTTCTTCTACctcttaacccacccttaaatcTACCCATACCACCAGACCTGTCCCAAACCTTTCCTGTGTCCCACCTCAGTAGCAGCAAAAGTGATTTGGAATACAACATCAACATAATAAGTACaccagactttttttttttttttgatgtaagcaCATAGTAGTTGAAGACACCttatataaagtgtgaccaattTCTTTTTATAGAACACAAATGGTGATATTTATAGAGCATGTCTAAGCTGCTCTTTTCCTTAAAGTGAATAGTTTGGTAAATAACGTAAATTTTAgtttgttcctcacacaaagcttaGAATATACTGTAGCATGAGTTATATGCACtagtttttttttgcctttttggTTTTGAACAGTCTTTCgcaaaaaatgaaatatataatatgagggtgagtaaatattgacagaatattcatttttggtgaacttcTCTTTTAAAGGCACCAGTGCTTCCATTGCAGTCTCATATATGGCTTTGATTTAGCACTTTGTAATTGTTTTATAGGTGCTAAACCAGCTAAAAGGGAACATTATCAGAACTTCCCTAACGTTCTgacaaggttctctcaaagctATGAACAAaagttcttccagtaacattaatacaacattcgttcaaagttatctggtctttaatgaTGTCCTCAaaatgttagcacaaaaacattttttacattgttcatggaacgttttttttttttctctctgaaaTGTTAGTTAGATATTCGTctaacatttttacatttttcagaatgttcagagaactttcaaaagtaacaaacccataatgtttgcagaatggaatgttcctttaatgtttgattttttttttatatatatatatttaaaaaaaacatggcatttcgaatgttcagagaacattaaaaaatagCATTGTCATAACTTTATGGGAACATTAGCAAAACGTTCTTAGAACATTTTATTGTTAGCTGGGAATATGACAAAAAAGACAAGTGAGCACAGCCACAGGCATTACAACagcacattgtaaaaaaaatataaaatgtccTGGTAATTTTCCATCAGGACATTATCTATTTCTGTTAACTCTAAAACAAAATGCAATGCAGTACATCAttcaaaatacaggtaaaacacctgtaaaaaaaaatcaacacgGAAATTCCTTCATATTAATACAGTACATTGTGTCCTATGTTTACGGACATTTTTCAGAGTGCAGCATTGGGAAAAAACTTGCTTTTTGTTCATGAGTTggaatttgaattaaattagCTCTACAGGATGTTGAATTGGAATTTGAATCAAAATGACAGGAAGAGGAATTTACTCAATTGCAGCACTAAGAAATTCACTATAGTCACAGAAGAGTTCCCATTCCCAATATACCATATTTGTAATTCCATAAATTCTATTACAGACTACAGTTCAATTTCAAGCATTCAAAGACCATTCTATAGGGTGTACATTTCTTCTCAAGataaattagcataacagtGCATCCTTTAAGATGCAGTTATCATCCTTTTCTGCTAAATTAATCAGGCATTTAGAATCTTCTTTCCTGATAGTGACATCTTGTGGTCACAGCTAAAATTGAACCTTTTCATATTTTTGGTAAAATTATTAGATCCATTTCAGTCTCTTATACTCAGCAACATGGTCTTTGATTGTAACACTAGGTCATTTTGTCCTCATTTAACTTCCTTGGTTAGTGTCTGGGATGTTAAGCTATATTTGTGCAAACCAAAAGAGAGGGACTAGTTAAAGAAGTATTCCAGGTACATCAAATCTTAGCTAGTTAattttcttttgtaattttgtaattttcatgatatattttgatgtttttgttcatAGATTGCATAGtaatatagtgtttttttttttttttttttttttttttttaaatcttaaaatacatgttttaacCTGTTTTTCACTTGCTGTGATTTTCTGAACGTAGCAAGTTTTGTCATCAAATTGTGAGGacattgttttttcttttttgaattttgtggtcTAGACTGAGCCTGTTTTTGATGTTAAAGTATGAATGTGTGGAATGAATtatattgaataaaatgtgtatataaaGATACTTtacatgcatgtttattttttttatacactatgtaacagtgactttaactaaaactaaattccagtcaaattaaatatattcagtCTATAAACTACACTGGCCCCATAAACAACATAATCCCACCTTATTTTCCATGTCATAGTCAATACTGAGATCATTTTAACaatattgttaatattgttaTTGTTTCATTGTTAACAATATTGAATGGAAACATGTTTGGAATTGCTTATTAACTTATCAAAACTAAGTGTTAGATTATTGCATACAATTTTTCctagaaaaataattaaaatgtttaaaatagatAAAGAGACAAACTTGAATCTGCCCCTTCTCATATTGTTTGGGACTGTATATTTATAAAACGTCTCCCCTCGGAATAGTCGGGGTTGTAGCGCCCTCTGTGTTAGTGATAGTAATACACTTTGGCAGGGCGTGCACGTCAGCCGATGGCGCTTTTAACTGGACTGCTGCCTAAATTAGGATATTATAAATGAACTGAGATGACTTATATCGAAAACATAGGGAAACTCTCTGGCCAATAGTCGTCACTTCAACTCCATCTCCCATGTTGTTGATAAACTCGGGGATTTGCTTTTCCACATGGGCACTTTCTCATCCAAGCTCTCCAGGAGAAATATTGTGACCGTGAAGCCCAAAGAGTCTGATGACGGCAGAGCGAACCGGGACCTGACCGAGAGCCAGACTCGGGTCATTAAAAATGCAGTTCAGAGGGTCAGCCGGGAAGTTCAGAGGGCGTCTGTCATCACCGAGGGAGGCAAGTGATGAGAGTTTCAttgctgttttcaacactgtcCGTGCTGAGGTAAAGTTTGGCATGGTCCAATGACGGGTTTGTTTATTAACTTTCAAGGCGGGTAAAATGATGTCAGGCATTTGGTTACAGCTTAACTTTTAGTGAGAGTTATATGAAAACTATGTTTTCATATagcaaaataatgtaatttattacttaccctcatgtcgttctacagccgtaagaccttcgttcatcttcagaacacaaattaaggtatttttgacgaaatccgatggctcagtgaggcctctattgagagcaaagccattcaaaggtcaataaaggtactaaaaacatttaaatcagttcatgtgagttcagtgtttctctcttaatattataaagcgacaagaatactgtttgtgcgccaaaaaacccccaaacaaaataacttttcaacaatatctagtgatggctgatttcaaaacactgcttcagagctttacgaatcgaatcagtgaatcggagcgtCAAAGTCACGTGgattcagcagtttagccgtttgatagtgtgcataaaagatttgtaaagctcagaagcttcatgaagcagtgttttgaaatcagcccatatagatattgttgaaaagtcgttattttatttttttatttttttggcacacaaaaagtattcttgtcactttataatattaagatagaaccaatGTACTCACATGGACTGTTTCATgctttgctctcaatgcaggcctcactgagctatcggatttcacaaccaatatcttaatttgtgttctgaagatgaacgaaggtcttactgatgtagaatgacatgagggtgattaataaattacattattttcatttttgggtgaactaaccctttaattcacaGTTAATAACAGGGAATTTGTCACTTATAAGGTGCAAATTAAGGGTTGAATCTCCTCAAAGGAGGTCTAAAATGTTGCATAGAATTATGGCAACATTAGTAGGCTATTAGATATAGGGGAGCGCAGGGCACTAACACAGAGTTAGTTGTAACACACGTGGTTTAAATACTTCCACACACTTTGGCATGAAGAAACTTAGCGTATTTACTAGTTGCAATATCAACAGTATATAGAGAAAAAAATTGCGCCAAAATTCAAATATCTTTGGAAGATAtcactgaacatttatttaataatagcaaaagtaaatttcttaagttaatttttcatctatattttttgtttttatttaaaatgagacaaatctgatagtattttattctccAATCTGTTGTTTAGCAGGTTGGGTAGTTCTCTAATGCTTCACTAACTATCAGAAGACACTAACCAGGTTTAAATTCCAGTTGCGCAGATAAGGTTCGTTGTAACACTGTGTTACAATGTGCCCCGCTGTTACTATTCTATTCTGTGCATTTACGATATAATGGGca is a genomic window of Chanodichthys erythropterus isolate Z2021 chromosome 14, ASM2448905v1, whole genome shotgun sequence containing:
- the dusp19a gene encoding dual specificity protein phosphatase 19 — protein: MQSLAQEIKSFSKTNLRKQCTRVTTLSGRRIIETWRGSTVQVVEETVQPETACGYVQDNNWDLQVGYIKPYLLLGSQDAAHDFGTLRKYKVTHILNVAYGVENAFPDLFIYKTLSILDLPDTDIISYIKECAQFIDQAKDEKGVVLVHCNSGVSRSVSVVIGYLMLKENQAFGDTFALVKSARPASCPNPGFMEQLKNFRPQDATQANGLGHD